AGAAATGCCTGATATCTGAACACCTGAATCTAGATTGAGTATGATTTATGAGGACTTCACATTTGACCATCTGCTTTCTAAGAACCAAGAATTTCACATGTCTCCGTGTTGTTCCTAACTCCATTACCTTATCTGTATTCAATCATTAAACAAGAATCGAGTTTTCCTTCAACAGAACATTTTTGTAAGTGAATAAAAACGTTACTAACCAACCTGGAATATGTGGAATTTTGCTTCCGGAGCTGCATCTCATAATATCACACGGCCACATTTATTCTGCTTAGAATCACTCAGCATTTTCTTCTCTGTGCCAAGATGAAAACATTGACATACTTTAACGAGATGTGACATGGAAAAGTGGAAGGAAGAGAAGGCAAATGAGAGTGATTTTCGCACAAATTGCAAACTGATcaaatgttatttttattgtatttgtaCTGCATTTATGAATTCTCAAACAATGTTAGACCAAACCTTTCTCCTTGGCCGGAGGTTGAACAGCGACATGCATGGTCGTTACTCCACCTGGAATATCATATAATTGGCCCCTGCATTCTCCCACAGTTATGTTGTTCTCCAATATTCTTCCCCCCGCTAATCAACTTGATGTCTTTCACTGTAAGTGGACCATTTTGTTTATCTGTTTCAAAGATACATATTAATATCAGTAGTAATATGATAGCTAGAAAATATTAGAATTGCCAACATTCATAACACTTCATATTATCATTTTGAGACAGATCAAACTTTTTACAGCATTGTGAGATGCTTACAACATAATGACTATGGTGTTATTACAATGCAAATGCAAGTGACAAGATGCATTCCCTCATATCTATAACGGCATTTGTTCATCAACTATAGTGTCGACACTTCCAGGAGTCCTAAATATGAATTTTTGGGTACATTAATGTACATCTTTTACGATAATAAAGAGGTCCCTATAGGCTATGCTTTATCTATATCTAGAGCCATACACATTTTTGGAAGGTCCAGACTCCAGACCTTAATCATAAAATATCAATCCGGTAACAAAGGCATACAAGGCATATCATATCATAACTAGAGTTATTAAATTCCTAATCTTTTAAAGTAAATAAGATACAAATTCATTCTCTAGTCTTAAATGAAAAGACTGAGAAAGTCATAGCTCAAGATTTCAGCTTCTCCTTGAGGGATACGAAATATGATGTTAACTACTACACATATATAACTATCTCCACTTTGAAAACAACCCACATTAAAGATTTACAGCTACATGCCCCATCAAGGGCACACGTAAATTCCAAATTCTAGCACAACCGcaacaaaaaaaaaggtaaagTGGGCTCTTAATCTCAATCGTAGGAGCAACATAGCTAAAAAGCAAATCAATAGAAATCACAAATACACACATAGAGAATCATATCTATTTGAAAGTTTTATCTACCTTTAGGCCACTGAGATATGATATTTTCCTTCATGGTGGCAACATTCGTTGCTATTGGAAAGCTTTTTGGGCCAATATCTGATCCATCGATCAGCCTAAACTTGATCTCTAACTGTTCTTGTGCTCCAGACATCTCCAGATCAGACCCCACTCTTGTAGTTGAGAATTAACACCAAGATTATTCACTCCACGAAATCACGAAGCAATCTATCAAGAATTAACTATAGGTATTGAAATATTTGCTTCTCCTGCTGATTCACAACAGCAGCACCCCCAATTCTGGGCAGCTGATATTGGATTATTCGAATAAACGCAGAAACATTATATCAAATCCCTATCAAAGAATGTCAATGCATGATTAACTGAATGCACTAATTCATCACTTCGATTCAAAATAGCAAATTCAAGGATACGTAAAACAAAACTGACACATAAAAGCTAAATAAAAACGAAGCTAATTAACTGACAGCAGAATCTAAACAGCTCTTTTACAATAAACCCTTTGGGATCAAGATTATTTGCTCCTTCTATGTCCAGATTCAACAAAGATCGTGGAaatctttattttaattcaacttTAAGATCGAATTTATCGAAAAGTCGAAACCCCAAAactaatgaagaaaaaaaattaaattcgacTGGATTTCCATATATcaacaaaattcaaattcatatgAAGTAGGAAAGAATAATTGCAAAAGCAACGTACTTGATGTTGGATCTGCTTCCTTTGAAATTCGTATTGAAGAATTTTAGTTTCCAAGAAACAAGTTGCAGAAAAGGAGAAGCGGCCAATGGATTAAATGTTAATGAAGCGAGTAATACTATAACCTTTTGTGGTTAATTTCATGTTCACTTAATTACGGTGATTGTATCAAATTCATTTCtaaattttcatttatgttaattttaccaaattttatattttaattttgatttaattttctttataattttttctcCATATGGAAATTAAAGCCACATAAGTTTCCTTTTCAGTAGTAACTTTTTAGAAGATTGTCATATGATTATCTATTAAGGTGCTttgatataattatttattataaaattagttgagatattattttagttgaagGAATGAATATAATTTTTCAAACTAAAGAGGATAAATGGTTATGAATATTATTAGTATGAGATGAGATACAACAACTCATTAGAGAATAGACATATGAGATGAGGTAACTTTTTAAGGACGgataaaaatggtaaaactgaACAATATTTCacgaacggatggagtattgaTTATCTATTTATaactaaaatttattattttaattagagGGAGGAGTCTCATTAGAGTCAACCAAACATAATATCGAGTGTagtttataattatgataatatatcaaataaaacAGACTAATTTTGGTTGACTGCTTAAAATCTATAAATATGACTACTTTGAATCTCCTTCCACTCTATATGGTCTTGTGTGCCTCGTTCGCCAACCAAAATTCGCTTGTCATCTCCTTCACTTCATACCCATTTTCTCCGCATTCGTGTCTGTCACCATCTGCTCCTAAATCGAGTTCCTTCAATCAGGTAACAGTCGATTTTATCCAACGAATTCAGATCATGCGAGCTCATTTCATGATTTTGCTTTGCAACGTGATCAGTGGAAAAATGCCTACTTATTGCTCGCTTTTTCTTGATTGATCAGAAACTGTGTTTGTTTAATTGTTAGATTTTCTTAATGAGCTCTCCATTCGCTGTTACTTTTGCTTCCTGAGGGttgcttttgatttttttttcacggTTAGATCTGCTGGTTGAATCAGTAAAGCTGTCCATTTTTGGTTACTTTTTTATCTTCTACTATGAGATTTATGTGAAGCTGAGATATGTAGTCGCACATTTATGGTGAAACTATTATTAGGGTTTATGGTATGACAGAAAAATTAAGTGATGATGGGTTTTAAGGAAATActcgtattcttttttatttttattgattattttCTGCACTTTTACATGCTATCTATTTTGATGTTGATTTTTTGTTGTTGCACTAGCATGTGGTATTCTGCCAGTAATTAATGACGAATTTTTGTTCGTGGATATGTGCTTTATTGTTCGGTTTGGAGTTTGGTTGTGTTTTAGTTATTGCCGATATTTATTCCATTCACTTTCTGGTTCAGTAAACACTTCTAGAAAGCTAAATTTATAGGTCTCTTCTCTACTTACTTTTTCATGGTAATCTTGAATGGAACATTTCAAAGTGATGTTTTTTCcttacttttcttttttgagCCCTCCTTAGGAATGACAACTCAAACTGAGAGTTCTCCGCGAGCTCCAAGTGCTCAAATGATTGGAGATGCCTTTGTTGAGCAGTATTACCATATTCTCCACCGTTCTCCTGAGCTGGTTTATCGGTTTTACCAAGATGCAAGTATGTTGAGTCGACCGGATCTTAATGGTGACATGAAAACTGTGACAACCATGAAAGTGAGTCAAGCATTCATTTTCATTACTTGCTACATATCTCAGATATCTGAGTTAAGTCCCCTTACTCCTCTCTCTTTTGAATACAGCACAGCTGTTCCACTAATTCTTGCTGTGTCCATATAATATCATATACTATATGAAACCGAGTTCAGGTTTTTCCATGCATCATATAAGAGAAAAAGATTCTAAcatttttgtaaaaattgagTGGAGATCAGATAACTGAAACACGGAATCAATTAGGCTAGCCTTCACATCCTCTGTTTTCACCTACCTGAATTGCTATGTTCTATGACTCAAGGCCCTGCTTTTGATCAATAAGTTTAGTTCTAGATAACCTAATTTAGTTATACTGTTTTTTAAGTTTAACTTCTGATCAGCATGGGAGGTTTAACGAAGAGTATGGAGTTAATGCTAGTCTCATTTTTTACCAGAGCATAAATGACGAGATATGTAACTTGGACTACAAGAACAACAAGGCAGAGATAAAAACTGCTGATGCTCAGAGTTCTTTTAAGGAGGGTGTCATAGTCCTTGTGACTGGGTGCTTGACTGGAAAGGACAACATGAGAAGGAAATTCACGCAAACATTTTTCCTTGCTCCTCAAGACAATGGATACTATGTTTTTAATGATGTTTTCAGATACGTGGAGGAGAGTAAATCAGATGTTGTCTCAGAGGTGGCTACTGTAGCTGATGACATCCCATCAAGTTCTTTGACACAACATCCAGGTTTTCACTTCTCGTTCTAAAATCTGAGAAAAGATGACTTTTCAGGATGACTTTCTTATCTTTGCCAATTTGTTTTCAGAGCTTGTGCAGGTGGTTGATCCCCCCAAAGAAGAAAATATAACTTACACTGAGGGAACTAAGTCTGTTAAGGAGAAAGATAATGACCTAGTGATTGAAGAGAGAGTAGATAGCCACCCTAGAGACATTGTGGTGGAAGCTGAATCTTGTTCAAATGAGAATCATGCATTAGCAGAAGAACCAATTACTTCTGCATTCCACGGGGACGCTCCAAAAAAGTCATATGCTTCAATAGTTAGTTCAAAAACAAAGGGACCTGCCAAAGTTTATGTTCCTACTAAAGCAAGAGTAGCTTCTACAAAGACTGAGCAGCAATCTATTATTCCTGCTGCAGAGGCTTCAGTTTCTGAAACATCAGAGAACCATGCAACTGTTAATGCCCCAGAAAttgatgatgcccggaatgaaGGTATTTTATCCTTTTTGGAGCTCTTTTGCAACATTCAAATGTAAGAGCAAATAAAATGAGAAATCGGGATTAGGAAAATTTGATGGAAGCAAAGACCTCCATGATGTGTAGCCAACAGTTCAATAGCTGTCAATTCTTACTAGTGCCCTTATTTGATGAATCCAATGGTTTTTTACGATTGTTTCTTACAGTTGAAGGTCATTCCATATACGTCCGGAATTTGCCTCTAGATCTGACTGTTGCTCAACTTGAAGCCGAATTTGCAAAATTTGGACCTATCAAGCAGAATGGGGTCCAAGTCCGCAGTAAAGAGGTTAGCCATAATGCAGGTTCTTACTGCATTATTCTTTTCTTGAGCTAATACTGATGTTAGTATGTAGTATGTTAGTATGTTATTACATATCTTGCATACACGCCACAGGGTGTTTCTTACCCCTGGCAATCCATTTTGCCTCTATTGGACAGTTTGTATAATGTCTTACTCCTATCTTTGCAGCTACAAGGATTCTGTTTTGGCTTTGTTGAGTTTCAAGAATTCAGCTCCATGCAAAGTGCAATCAAGGTCTGTGCTCTACA
This sequence is a window from Salvia splendens isolate huo1 chromosome 5, SspV2, whole genome shotgun sequence. Protein-coding genes within it:
- the LOC121804702 gene encoding nuclear transport factor 2-like isoform X2, whose amino-acid sequence is MTTQTESSPRAPSAQMIGDAFVEQYYHILHRSPELVYRFYQDASMLSRPDLNGDMKTVTTMKSINDEICNLDYKNNKAEIKTADAQSSFKEGVIVLVTGCLTGKDNMRRKFTQTFFLAPQDNGYYVFNDVFRYVEESKSDVVSEVATVADDIPSSSLTQHPELVQVVDPPKEENITYTEGTKSVKEKDNDLVIEERVDSHPRDIVVEAESCSNENHALAEEPITSAFHGDAPKKSYASIVSSKTKGPAKVYVPTKARVASTKTEQQSIIPAAEASVSETSENHATVNAPEIDDARNEVEGHSIYVRNLPLDLTVAQLEAEFAKFGPIKQNGVQVRSKELQGFCFGFVEFQEFSSMQSAIKASPITIGDHQATVEIKRTTTRGSARGRFSSSRGGFRNENFKGRGNFSGGRTYVRSEHQGYMKFQQWAEWRKLSPTGKKTGQPSPQSNSECSFSVD
- the LOC121804702 gene encoding nuclear transport factor 2-like isoform X1 — protein: MTTQTESSPRAPSAQMIGDAFVEQYYHILHRSPELVYRFYQDASMLSRPDLNGDMKTVTTMKSINDEICNLDYKNNKAEIKTADAQSSFKEGVIVLVTGCLTGKDNMRRKFTQTFFLAPQDNGYYVFNDVFRYVEESKSDVVSEVATVADDIPSSSLTQHPELVQVVDPPKEENITYTEGTKSVKEKDNDLVIEERVDSHPRDIVVEAESCSNENHALAEEPITSAFHGDAPKKSYASIVSSKTKGPAKVYVPTKARVASTKTEQQSIIPAAEASVSETSENHATVNAPEIDDARNEVEGHSIYVRNLPLDLTVAQLEAEFAKFGPIKQNGVQVRSKELQGFCFGFVEFQEFSSMQSAIKASPITIGDHQATVEIKRTTTRVGSARGRFSSSRGGFRNENFKGRGNFSGGRTYVRSEHQGYMKFQQWAEWRKLSPTGKKTGQPSPQSNSECSFSVD